In one Terriglobia bacterium genomic region, the following are encoded:
- a CDS encoding efflux RND transporter periplasmic adaptor subunit: MKTHTHARIFPAVALAAGLALAVAAGCGSGPAESESQMTSYSGRETKADTAALFTVPQEQMAHVQVVPVEKARLPRVLRLTGSVTYNAFKTTPVFTAIGGPVHEILVAPGETVRAGQPLLTVNSPDYSAARSAYLKARDVAQLTEKNYLRATDLYNHQAIAERDLQQAESDRTQALADVQSSEDVLRALGISDPEAVVKNPPKAASQIPLLAPAGGEIVERLVGPGQLLQGGATQCFTISDMSTVWVLVNVYQSDMAFVHAGDNVDITTDSYPEIFHGRISYLAPALDPNTRTLQARIVAGNPGKKLKKDMYVTATVQAGAIRDALTVPDAAVLRDTENQPFVYVQSGPNQFSRRLVQLGDSRGGRTQITEGLREAERVAGDGGLFLQFKNSLQH; encoded by the coding sequence ATGAAAACGCACACGCACGCTCGAATTTTTCCAGCCGTCGCGCTGGCGGCCGGGTTGGCACTGGCCGTCGCCGCGGGATGCGGTTCGGGCCCCGCCGAATCCGAATCCCAGATGACCTCCTATTCCGGGCGCGAGACCAAGGCCGACACCGCGGCGCTCTTCACCGTGCCGCAGGAGCAGATGGCCCATGTGCAGGTCGTCCCCGTGGAAAAGGCGCGGCTGCCGCGGGTCCTGCGCCTCACCGGCTCGGTCACTTACAATGCTTTCAAGACCACTCCCGTCTTCACCGCCATCGGCGGGCCCGTGCATGAAATCCTCGTCGCGCCGGGCGAGACCGTGCGCGCCGGCCAGCCCCTGCTGACCGTCAACAGTCCCGATTACTCCGCTGCGCGCTCGGCCTACCTCAAGGCGCGCGACGTGGCGCAGCTCACGGAAAAGAATTATCTGCGCGCCACCGACCTCTACAACCACCAGGCCATCGCGGAGCGCGACCTCCAGCAGGCCGAATCCGACCGCACGCAGGCCCTGGCCGACGTGCAATCCAGCGAAGATGTCCTGCGCGCGCTGGGCATCAGCGATCCGGAGGCGGTCGTGAAGAATCCGCCGAAGGCTGCGTCGCAGATTCCCTTGCTGGCCCCGGCCGGCGGCGAAATTGTCGAGCGCCTCGTCGGGCCCGGGCAGTTGCTGCAGGGCGGCGCCACGCAGTGCTTTACCATTTCGGACATGAGCACGGTCTGGGTGCTGGTGAACGTCTACCAGAGCGACATGGCCTTCGTGCACGCCGGCGACAACGTGGACATCACCACGGACTCTTATCCGGAAATTTTTCACGGGCGAATTTCCTATCTCGCCCCGGCCCTCGATCCGAACACGCGCACGCTCCAGGCCCGCATCGTCGCCGGCAACCCGGGCAAGAAGCTCAAGAAAGACATGTACGTCACCGCGACGGTGCAGGCCGGTGCGATTCGCGATGCGCTGACCGTGCCCGACGCGGCCGTTCTGCGCGACACGGAAAATCAGCCGTTTGTCTATGTGCAGTCGGGCCCCAACCAGTTCAGCAGGCGCCTGGTCCAGCTCGGAGACAGCCGCGGAGGCCGCACACAAATCACGGAAGGCTTGCGGGAAGCCGAGCGCGTGGCCGGCGACGGCGGCCTCTTCCTGCAGTTCAAGAATTCCCTGCAGCACTAG
- a CDS encoding CusA/CzcA family heavy metal efflux RND transporter — protein sequence MIHRIVQFALQQRFLVLMVTVLIICAGALSFQRMPVDAYPDLSPPMVELVTQWPGHASEEIERLTTLPLELAMNGTPHLKVMRSISLYGLSDIRLTFDESVDPYFARQVVFERLSDATLPAGVTPSMAPLFSPSGLVYRYVLESPDRTPQELKTYEDWIVERAYRSVPGVADDSGFGGTTMQYQVLLDPVKLSNYHLPVVQVLNALASNNANTGGGFYSQGGQFYYVRGLGLMKTTEDIGEVVVGSANGVPIRVRDIGRVEIGHAPRLGMFGFQKNDDAVEGVILMRRGEQTQTVLQGVEKKTLELNRSILPPDVKVRPFYDRSDLVRVTTDTVEWNLLRGMLLVLLVLIFFLVSVRAAVITALTIPLALLFAFIFLHQTGEAANLLSIGAIDFGIIIDGTIVMVENIYRELGLRRGQSYKLHEVILAAAHDVDRPIFYSVAVIIAGYLPIYALTGPAGKLFHPMADTMAFALIGALILTLTVVPVMAWYAFKKGVEEKHNRIFDWIRDAYAKCLDWCLAHPKITLFTSGAIFAASLLLVPLIGGEFLPHLDEGALWVRATMPYTISFEESSKFAPQVRDLLSKYPQVTIVGSELGRPDDGTDPTGFFNCEFYVGLKPYDDASWKKGPIRTKEQLIVDVQKKLETYPGVIFNYTQPAEDAVDEALTGLKSALAVKIFGPDLDVLQKKAVEIKNVLDKTQGFKELTVVRELGQPSLIIDADRKKIARYGINVADVEAVVEAAVGGQAATQVIQGEKIFDLVVRMEPQFRSSARDIGDLLVPAPAGQQIPLSELATIRESTGASFIYRENNSRYVGIQFSIEGRDLESVVKSGQQAVGKSVALPEGYSLDWGGEYSELLAAKSQFIIIGPLAVLLIFLILFALYGNFKFPVTIAIGAVVTQPVGALIALKLTHTPFSVSSILGLLALLGVSVQTAVILVSYINKLRLEGKSIHEATREASLLRLRPIMMTALVACLGLLPAAMSTGVGSDTQKPPAGALLLFPSSPAQGRCLRSARSLPRCMPPRARSAGAAPARRGASSAIGLWGYL from the coding sequence ATGATTCATCGCATTGTCCAATTCGCGCTGCAGCAGCGCTTTCTGGTGCTGATGGTGACCGTGCTCATCATTTGCGCCGGAGCGCTCTCCTTTCAGCGCATGCCCGTGGATGCCTATCCCGATCTCTCCCCGCCCATGGTCGAGCTGGTCACCCAGTGGCCCGGCCACGCCTCGGAAGAGATCGAGCGCCTCACCACCTTGCCGCTCGAACTGGCGATGAACGGCACGCCGCATCTGAAGGTGATGCGCTCCATCTCGCTCTATGGACTGTCGGACATCCGCCTGACCTTCGACGAAAGCGTGGATCCCTATTTCGCGCGCCAGGTGGTCTTCGAGCGTTTGAGCGACGCCACGCTTCCTGCGGGCGTAACGCCCAGCATGGCCCCGCTCTTCAGCCCCAGCGGGCTCGTGTACCGCTACGTGCTCGAGAGCCCGGACCGCACACCGCAGGAATTGAAAACCTATGAAGACTGGATCGTCGAGCGCGCCTATCGCAGCGTCCCCGGAGTAGCCGACGACTCGGGCTTCGGCGGCACGACCATGCAGTACCAGGTCCTCCTCGATCCGGTAAAGCTCTCCAACTACCACTTGCCGGTGGTGCAAGTCTTGAATGCCCTGGCGTCCAACAACGCCAACACCGGCGGCGGATTCTATTCGCAAGGCGGGCAGTTTTACTACGTGCGCGGACTCGGCTTAATGAAGACCACCGAGGACATCGGAGAAGTTGTGGTCGGCAGCGCCAACGGCGTGCCCATCCGCGTGCGCGATATCGGCCGCGTGGAAATCGGCCATGCCCCGCGCCTCGGCATGTTTGGTTTCCAGAAGAACGACGACGCCGTAGAAGGCGTCATTCTCATGCGCCGCGGCGAGCAGACGCAGACCGTGCTTCAGGGCGTCGAGAAGAAAACCCTGGAACTCAACCGCAGCATTCTGCCCCCCGACGTGAAGGTGCGGCCGTTCTACGACCGCAGCGACCTCGTCCGGGTGACCACGGACACGGTCGAATGGAACCTGCTCCGCGGCATGCTCCTGGTGCTCCTCGTGCTCATCTTTTTTCTGGTCAGCGTCCGCGCCGCGGTCATCACCGCGCTGACCATTCCTCTCGCGCTGCTCTTCGCCTTTATTTTCCTGCACCAGACCGGCGAAGCCGCCAACCTGCTTTCCATCGGGGCCATCGACTTCGGCATCATCATTGACGGCACCATCGTCATGGTCGAGAACATCTACCGCGAGCTCGGCTTGCGCCGCGGCCAGTCCTACAAGTTGCACGAGGTGATTCTCGCCGCGGCCCACGATGTGGACCGCCCCATCTTTTACTCCGTCGCCGTGATCATCGCCGGGTACCTGCCGATCTACGCCCTGACCGGCCCCGCGGGGAAGCTCTTTCACCCCATGGCCGATACCATGGCCTTTGCGCTCATCGGCGCGCTGATCCTTACGCTTACCGTCGTTCCCGTGATGGCTTGGTACGCTTTCAAGAAAGGCGTCGAGGAAAAGCACAATCGCATCTTCGACTGGATCCGCGACGCTTACGCGAAGTGTCTCGATTGGTGCCTCGCTCATCCCAAGATCACTCTTTTCACCAGCGGCGCGATCTTTGCTGCAAGCCTTCTCCTCGTCCCTCTCATTGGCGGAGAATTCCTTCCGCATCTCGACGAAGGGGCGCTCTGGGTTCGCGCCACGATGCCGTACACCATCTCTTTCGAGGAGTCGAGCAAGTTCGCCCCGCAAGTCCGCGACCTGCTCTCAAAGTACCCTCAAGTCACCATCGTCGGCTCGGAACTCGGCCGCCCCGATGACGGCACCGATCCAACAGGTTTCTTCAACTGCGAGTTTTATGTCGGCTTGAAACCGTACGACGACGCTTCCTGGAAGAAAGGGCCTATCCGTACGAAAGAGCAGCTTATCGTCGACGTGCAGAAGAAGCTCGAAACCTATCCCGGCGTCATTTTCAACTACACCCAGCCCGCCGAAGACGCTGTCGACGAAGCTCTCACCGGACTCAAATCCGCTCTCGCGGTCAAAATCTTCGGTCCCGATCTCGATGTCCTCCAGAAAAAGGCCGTCGAGATCAAGAATGTTCTCGATAAGACGCAAGGTTTCAAGGAACTCACTGTCGTTCGCGAGCTCGGCCAGCCCAGCCTGATCATCGACGCCGACCGCAAGAAAATCGCCCGCTACGGCATCAACGTCGCCGATGTCGAAGCCGTGGTGGAGGCGGCCGTCGGCGGCCAGGCCGCCACGCAGGTGATCCAGGGCGAAAAAATCTTCGATCTCGTCGTGCGCATGGAGCCGCAATTTCGCTCCAGCGCCCGCGACATCGGCGACTTACTCGTGCCCGCGCCTGCCGGCCAGCAGATTCCCCTTTCCGAGCTCGCCACCATCCGCGAAAGCACCGGCGCCTCCTTCATCTATCGCGAAAATAACTCGCGGTACGTCGGCATTCAATTTTCTATTGAGGGCCGTGACCTTGAGAGCGTCGTGAAGTCCGGCCAGCAAGCCGTGGGCAAGTCCGTCGCGCTGCCAGAGGGCTACTCGCTCGACTGGGGCGGCGAGTACAGCGAGCTGCTCGCGGCCAAATCGCAATTTATTATTATCGGCCCGCTCGCCGTCTTGCTCATTTTCCTCATTCTTTTCGCGCTTTACGGCAACTTCAAATTTCCCGTTACCATCGCTATCGGCGCAGTCGTGACTCAGCCGGTCGGCGCGCTCATCGCTTTAAAGCTCACGCACACGCCGTTCAGCGTCTCCAGTATCCTCGGCCTTCTCGCATTGCTCGGCGTCTCGGTCCAAACTGCGGTCATCCTCGTCAGCTACATTAATAAGCTGCGCCTGGAGGGCAAGTCCATCCATGAAGCCACGCGCGAAGCCTCGCTCCTCCGCCTGCGCCCCATCATGATGACCGCGCTCGTCGCCTGCCTCGGCCTCCTGCCCGCGGCCATGTCCACCGGCGTCGGCAGCGACACCCAGAAGCCGCCGGCCGGCGCACTGCTCCTATTTCCGTCCTCCCCGGCGCAGGGCCGATGCCTTCGATCGGCCCGCTCCCTGCCGCGTTGCATGCCGCCCCGCGCCCGCAGCGCTGGAGCCGCACCCGCACGGCGCGGGGCCAGCAGTGCCATAGGCCTGTGGGGTTACCTTTGA
- a CDS encoding cell division protein ZapA, whose protein sequence is MSAPVKVQIFGQSYSIRGELDEAYVQELAAYVDARMHAIAEATGTVDTQRAAVLAALAIADELHSTRHERGEREELLREQAERCLALVERALKQTA, encoded by the coding sequence ATGAGCGCGCCGGTGAAAGTGCAGATTTTCGGGCAGAGCTACTCGATCCGCGGGGAGCTGGACGAGGCCTACGTGCAGGAGCTGGCGGCGTACGTGGACGCGCGCATGCACGCCATCGCCGAAGCCACCGGCACCGTGGACACGCAGCGCGCGGCGGTCCTGGCGGCGCTGGCCATCGCCGACGAGCTGCACAGCACGCGGCACGAGCGCGGCGAGCGCGAAGAGTTGCTGCGTGAGCAGGCCGAGCGCTGCCTGGCGCTGGTGGAGCGGGCGCTGAAGCAGACGGCGTGA
- the tdh gene encoding L-threonine 3-dehydrogenase, translating into MKTLRKMQAGRGLSLERAPVPAIGPGDVLVRVKAASICGTDLHIYGWDRWSQGRIKPPVTLGHEFCGIVERVGDEVAAVKPGDFVSAEMHVNCGHCHQCRLGQAHVCQNVRVIGIDWDGAFAEFVRIPASNIWKLDAAIPEHYAAILDPLGNAVHTVLAGPIAGQTVLVTGCGPIGLMSIAVAKACGSATVFATEVNEHRRGLAVKMGADAVLNPAAEDVVARVRAETGGTGVDALLEMSGHPTAIAQGFQALRAGGRASLLGIPTEPVTLDLVNAVIFKGATVQGIFGRRMYDTWMQMTALLKTGRVNLDPLFGERIPLEQFESAFAKLQSGHAGKILLYPNGMPR; encoded by the coding sequence ATGAAAACGCTGCGCAAAATGCAGGCGGGGCGCGGGCTGTCGCTGGAAAGAGCGCCAGTGCCGGCCATTGGGCCGGGCGACGTGCTGGTGCGGGTGAAGGCGGCGTCCATCTGCGGGACGGACCTGCACATTTATGGCTGGGACCGCTGGTCGCAGGGGCGCATCAAGCCGCCGGTGACGCTGGGGCACGAATTCTGCGGGATCGTGGAGCGCGTGGGCGACGAGGTGGCCGCGGTGAAGCCCGGCGATTTCGTCAGCGCGGAGATGCACGTCAACTGCGGGCACTGCCACCAGTGCCGGCTGGGCCAGGCGCACGTCTGCCAGAACGTGCGGGTGATCGGGATCGACTGGGACGGGGCGTTCGCGGAATTCGTGCGCATTCCCGCGAGCAACATCTGGAAGCTGGATGCAGCCATTCCCGAGCATTATGCGGCGATCCTGGATCCGCTGGGCAACGCGGTGCACACGGTGCTGGCCGGGCCGATTGCCGGGCAGACGGTGCTGGTGACGGGCTGCGGGCCGATCGGGCTGATGTCCATCGCGGTGGCCAAGGCCTGCGGCAGCGCGACGGTGTTTGCCACGGAAGTGAACGAGCATCGCCGGGGCCTGGCGGTGAAGATGGGCGCGGACGCGGTGCTGAATCCGGCGGCGGAAGATGTTGTGGCGCGCGTCCGGGCGGAAACCGGCGGCACGGGCGTGGACGCCCTGCTGGAGATGTCCGGCCACCCCACGGCCATCGCGCAGGGCTTCCAGGCGCTGCGCGCGGGCGGCCGGGCTTCGCTGCTGGGGATTCCCACGGAGCCGGTTACGCTGGACCTGGTGAATGCCGTGATCTTCAAGGGCGCCACCGTGCAGGGCATCTTCGGGCGGCGCATGTACGACACCTGGATGCAGATGACCGCGCTGCTCAAGACCGGGCGGGTGAATCTCGATCCGCTGTTCGGGGAGCGCATCCCCCTGGAGCAGTTCGAGAGCGCCTTCGCCAAACTGCAGAGCGGGCACGCGGGGAAGATCCTGCTGTATCCCAACGGGATGCCGCGCTGA
- a CDS encoding M28 family peptidase yields the protein MRRIAILLFVLLLVSAVAAAQKAPLLAEKEVAALAQELSGETAKRNLEGIVRYHRQRGSRGFHAAAELVAERARAYGLSDVQILQFPADGKIFYGTQRSRMPWDADFAELWEMQKDGNGWKPGVLMASYEAQPITLAEDSESADATADLVDVGNGTADADYAGKEVRGKMVLAAAQAGAVQELAVGKYGAAGIVSYAQNQRTAWYGEDENLIRWGHLETFSPNKTFGFMVSLKTARALRERLARGEQIRLHATVKAGQHPGNYEIVTATIPGADPKLKDEEIAFSCHLDHQRPGANDNASGCVTILEVARTLQKLIHEGKLPRPARTIRFIWPPEVEGTVVLLNGKPEFARRIKAAIHMDMVGGGPATKAVFHVTRGPMSLPSFVHDVAWAFAEFVNEQTYKFAATGSAEYPLAAPEGGKEPLEAQFSAYTMGSDHDVYQDSSFKIPAIYLNDWPDRYIHTNLDTAANIDTTKLKRAAFIGAASGYFLAQLGENDVQALVQNTMHTIDYELLAASTRRGAELSREEANNLYGHAIVNATLAKSALLDFAGGGSNGREALARELSTYASQRTAMGDGLLVFRRSAQPRGPLAVFGYDYFADHAQAAGIATPKLLSYEGLWGGGEEYAYEVLNFADGTRNAQQIRDAVAAEYGPVALELVVEYLRALERIGVVAQVK from the coding sequence ATGCGCCGCATTGCCATCTTACTTTTCGTCCTGCTGCTGGTTTCTGCCGTCGCCGCGGCGCAGAAGGCGCCGCTGCTTGCGGAAAAGGAGGTGGCGGCGCTGGCGCAGGAGCTTTCCGGAGAAACGGCCAAGCGCAATCTCGAGGGCATCGTGCGCTATCACCGGCAACGCGGCTCGCGCGGCTTCCACGCCGCGGCGGAACTGGTCGCGGAGCGCGCCCGCGCCTACGGACTTTCCGACGTGCAGATCCTGCAGTTTCCCGCGGACGGAAAAATCTTCTACGGCACGCAGCGCTCGCGCATGCCATGGGACGCCGATTTCGCCGAGCTGTGGGAGATGCAGAAGGATGGGAATGGCTGGAAGCCGGGCGTGCTGATGGCCAGCTACGAGGCTCAACCCATCACGCTGGCGGAAGACAGCGAGAGCGCGGACGCCACCGCCGATCTCGTGGACGTGGGCAACGGCACAGCCGACGCCGACTACGCGGGCAAAGAGGTGCGCGGGAAGATGGTCCTGGCCGCGGCGCAGGCCGGCGCGGTGCAGGAGCTGGCGGTGGGCAAATACGGCGCCGCGGGCATCGTCAGCTACGCGCAGAACCAGCGCACCGCGTGGTATGGCGAGGACGAAAACCTGATCCGCTGGGGCCACCTGGAGACTTTCTCGCCCAACAAGACTTTCGGCTTCATGGTGTCGCTGAAGACCGCGCGGGCGCTGCGCGAACGCCTCGCGCGCGGCGAGCAGATCCGCCTGCATGCCACGGTGAAGGCCGGGCAGCATCCTGGCAACTACGAGATTGTCACTGCCACGATCCCCGGCGCCGACCCCAAGCTAAAGGACGAAGAGATCGCCTTCAGCTGCCACCTCGACCACCAACGGCCCGGGGCCAACGACAATGCCAGTGGTTGCGTGACCATCCTGGAGGTCGCCCGCACGCTGCAGAAGCTGATCCACGAAGGAAAACTGCCGCGCCCCGCGCGCACGATACGCTTTATCTGGCCGCCGGAGGTCGAAGGCACGGTGGTGCTGCTCAACGGCAAACCGGAATTCGCGCGGCGCATCAAGGCCGCCATTCACATGGACATGGTCGGGGGTGGGCCGGCGACCAAAGCGGTGTTCCACGTGACACGCGGTCCCATGAGTTTGCCTTCCTTCGTGCACGACGTCGCCTGGGCCTTCGCGGAATTCGTCAACGAGCAGACCTACAAGTTCGCCGCCACCGGCAGCGCCGAGTATCCCCTGGCGGCCCCCGAGGGGGGCAAGGAGCCGCTCGAGGCGCAGTTCAGCGCCTACACCATGGGCAGCGACCACGACGTTTATCAGGACAGCTCGTTCAAGATCCCCGCGATCTATCTGAACGACTGGCCGGACCGCTACATCCACACCAATCTCGACACCGCCGCCAACATTGACACCACCAAATTGAAGCGCGCCGCCTTCATCGGGGCCGCCAGCGGCTACTTCCTGGCGCAGCTCGGCGAGAATGACGTGCAGGCCCTCGTTCAGAACACGATGCACACGATTGACTACGAGCTTCTCGCAGCAAGCACCCGGCGCGGCGCAGAACTCTCCCGGGAGGAGGCAAATAATTTGTATGGCCATGCCATCGTCAATGCCACGCTCGCCAAGAGTGCGCTTCTGGATTTTGCCGGGGGAGGTTCGAACGGACGCGAAGCACTCGCTCGCGAGCTTTCCACGTACGCATCCCAGCGAACTGCGATGGGCGATGGCCTGCTCGTTTTCCGGCGTAGCGCGCAGCCCAGAGGACCGCTCGCGGTGTTTGGCTACGACTACTTTGCCGATCATGCGCAGGCCGCGGGCATCGCCACGCCGAAGCTGCTCAGCTACGAGGGGCTGTGGGGCGGGGGCGAGGAGTACGCGTACGAAGTGCTGAACTTCGCCGACGGCACGCGCAACGCGCAGCAGATCCGCGACGCTGTCGCCGCGGAATACGGGCCGGTGGCGCTCGAGTTGGTGGTGGAATATCTGCGCGCGCTGGAGAGGATCGGGGTGGTGGCGCAGGTGAAGTGA
- a CDS encoding MFS transporter produces the protein MSLSQRLQEIREGFQPAFWVANISEIFERLSYYGAFASLANYLHETLKFPAAQTGTLTGIFGGMVWFLAIFGGALADRLGFRRALSLAFLILSAAYFLLGSLGAGWMAPIRAAVPLVALVGFVLMLPALGVALVKPCVVGTTARASNENVRSIGYSIYYTLVNIGGTAGPFVASWAHRHLGVENVFRISAASVFLMFFAVLLFFKEPRRSGEVQTASLGEVARNFFAVLSNPKFMLFLLIFSGYWIVFWQQYIALPVYLHSYVDARADVEMILITDALTVISLQVVASYLTRKIPAFRAIIIGTLITSLSWLILAAHPSVWTAVASIFVLAIGEITQAPRYYEYISRLAPAGQQGTYMGFAFMPIGIGSLVGGWFGGRLLHHFGEVAHQPERIWWVLAGIGLVTTLLLWIYDRAVRPGEKA, from the coding sequence ATGAGTCTTAGCCAGCGGCTGCAGGAGATACGCGAAGGATTCCAGCCGGCGTTCTGGGTCGCCAACATCAGCGAGATTTTCGAGCGCTTGTCGTATTACGGAGCGTTCGCTTCGCTGGCCAACTATCTGCACGAGACCCTGAAATTCCCGGCGGCGCAGACCGGCACGCTCACGGGCATCTTCGGCGGCATGGTGTGGTTCCTGGCGATTTTCGGCGGGGCGCTGGCCGACCGGCTGGGATTCCGGCGGGCGCTGTCGCTGGCGTTTCTGATCCTGAGCGCCGCGTACTTCCTGCTGGGCTCGCTGGGCGCGGGCTGGATGGCGCCCATACGCGCGGCGGTGCCCCTGGTGGCGCTGGTGGGCTTCGTGCTGATGCTCCCGGCGCTGGGCGTGGCGCTGGTGAAGCCCTGCGTGGTGGGCACCACGGCGCGCGCCTCCAACGAAAATGTGCGCTCCATCGGCTATTCCATTTACTACACGCTGGTGAATATCGGGGGCACGGCCGGGCCCTTCGTGGCCTCCTGGGCGCACCGCCACCTGGGCGTGGAAAACGTCTTCCGCATCTCCGCAGCCAGCGTCTTCCTGATGTTCTTCGCCGTGCTGCTCTTTTTCAAGGAGCCGCGCCGCTCCGGCGAGGTGCAGACCGCCAGTCTCGGCGAAGTCGCGCGCAACTTTTTCGCCGTCCTAAGCAATCCCAAGTTCATGCTTTTTCTGCTGATCTTCTCCGGCTACTGGATCGTCTTCTGGCAGCAGTACATCGCCCTGCCCGTCTATCTGCACAGCTACGTGGACGCCAGAGCCGACGTGGAGATGATCCTGATCACCGATGCGCTGACGGTGATCAGCCTGCAGGTGGTGGCCAGCTACCTCACGCGCAAAATCCCGGCCTTCCGGGCGATCATCATCGGCACGCTGATCACCTCGCTCTCCTGGCTGATCCTGGCGGCGCATCCCTCGGTGTGGACCGCGGTGGCCTCCATCTTCGTCCTGGCTATCGGCGAGATCACCCAGGCGCCGCGCTATTACGAATACATCTCGCGCCTGGCCCCGGCCGGGCAGCAGGGGACGTACATGGGCTTCGCGTTCATGCCTATCGGCATCGGCTCGCTGGTGGGCGGATGGTTCGGCGGGCGCCTGCTCCACCACTTCGGCGAAGTGGCGCACCAGCCCGAACGCATCTGGTGGGTGCTGGCCGGCATCGGTCTGGTGACCACGCTGCTGCTGTGGATTTATGACCGCGCGGTGCGCCCCGGAGAGAAGGCGTGA
- a CDS encoding tetratricopeptide repeat protein → MNPETFSNAWELLQDAYQAQMEGDYDHAVELYRASLSLHPTAEAHTFLGWAYHFQGHFEEAIAECKKAIEVDPEFGNPYNDIGAYLIELQRYDEAIPWLESAIGAQRYEPRHFPHFNLGRAYLAKEMYARARACFQKALEIEPRYRLAREALESLRRLVN, encoded by the coding sequence ATGAACCCGGAAACCTTTTCCAACGCATGGGAACTCCTGCAGGACGCCTACCAGGCTCAGATGGAAGGCGATTACGACCACGCCGTCGAACTCTATCGCGCCTCGCTCAGTCTGCACCCGACGGCCGAAGCGCACACGTTCCTCGGCTGGGCCTACCATTTTCAGGGCCACTTCGAGGAGGCCATCGCCGAGTGCAAGAAGGCCATCGAGGTCGATCCGGAGTTCGGCAATCCCTATAACGACATCGGGGCCTACCTGATCGAGCTGCAGCGCTACGACGAGGCCATCCCGTGGCTGGAGAGCGCCATCGGAGCGCAGCGCTACGAGCCGCGGCATTTCCCGCACTTCAACCTGGGCCGCGCTTATCTGGCCAAGGAAATGTATGCGCGGGCGCGGGCCTGCTTCCAGAAGGCGCTGGAGATCGAGCCGCGCTACCGTCTAGCGCGCGAGGCCCTGGAGTCCCTGCGCCGCCTGGTCAATTGA
- a CDS encoding c-type cytochrome, with protein MKRDLIWLAVTVLAMAGVALAETSAPQGGEKKQARASSAGAVQRGKAIFDKKCAVCHYATSVERKIGPGLKGLNKRGTFGVTGGKITDESLKTWIENGDNLMPPFKDVLGADEIKDVVHYVRTL; from the coding sequence GTGAAGCGGGATCTGATCTGGCTGGCCGTGACGGTTCTGGCGATGGCCGGCGTGGCCTTGGCGGAAACATCCGCGCCGCAAGGCGGAGAGAAAAAACAAGCGCGCGCCAGTTCGGCGGGAGCGGTGCAGCGCGGCAAGGCCATTTTCGACAAGAAATGCGCGGTGTGCCACTACGCGACCTCAGTGGAGCGAAAAATCGGGCCCGGGCTGAAGGGATTGAACAAGCGCGGCACCTTTGGCGTCACCGGCGGCAAGATCACCGATGAATCGCTGAAAACCTGGATCGAGAACGGCGACAATCTCATGCCCCCCTTCAAGGATGTGCTCGGCGCCGACGAGATCAAGGACGTAGTGCACTACGTGCGCACCCTGTAG
- a CDS encoding HU family DNA-binding protein, producing the protein MAAKPMSKSKIVATIADKCGTPKKTAAQFFEELFKLAVKECKGGAGKFVIPNIGRAVKAHRKARMGRNPATGEAIKIKAKTVVRLRPAKAFKDAVLG; encoded by the coding sequence ATGGCAGCCAAGCCGATGAGCAAGAGCAAGATCGTGGCAACCATTGCCGACAAGTGCGGCACGCCGAAGAAGACCGCGGCCCAGTTCTTTGAAGAACTGTTCAAGCTGGCCGTGAAAGAGTGCAAGGGCGGTGCGGGCAAGTTCGTGATTCCGAACATTGGCCGCGCAGTCAAAGCGCACCGCAAGGCGCGCATGGGCCGCAACCCGGCGACGGGCGAGGCCATCAAGATCAAGGCCAAGACCGTGGTTCGCCTGCGTCCAGCGAAGGCGTTCAAGGACGCCGTTCTCGGATAA